One stretch of Nycticebus coucang isolate mNycCou1 chromosome 7, mNycCou1.pri, whole genome shotgun sequence DNA includes these proteins:
- the LOC128589704 gene encoding dehydrogenase/reductase SDR family member 7B-like, with amino-acid sequence MKEPISVSALADDHHWTGAKGNPFGDRRKEPEEMAKHMCVKEGCDSNHLGTKAVVKNTGERQPECAKVFYAAGAKLVLCGRNGEALEELARELFTSPATKVQTHKPYAVTFDLAEPETTVAAAAEILQCFGHVDILINNAGISYRGAIMDTTVDVDKRVMETNYFGPVALTKDAASKHAMQAFFDCLRAEMEQYQIEVTVVSPGYIHTNLSLNAITADGSRYGVMDKTTAQGRSPEEVAQDVLAAVGRKKEDVILAGLLPSLVIYLRTLAPGLFFSLMACRARKEGKSKNS; translated from the exons AAGAAAGGAGCCAGAAGAAATGGCAAAGCACATGTGTGTCAAAGAAGGCTGTGACTCAAACCATCTGGGCACAAAGGCAGTTGTTAAAAACACAGGAGAACGG CAACCAGAATGTGCAAAAGTCTTCTATGCTGCGGGTGCTAAGCTAGTGCTCTGTGGCCGGAATGGGGAGGCCTTGGAAGAGCTTGCCAGAGAACTCTTTACTTCTCCTGCCACCAAGGTGCAGACCCACAAGCCTTACGCAGTGACCTTCGACCTCGCAGAACCTGAGACCACAgttgcagcagcagcagagatCTTGCAGTGCTTTGGCCATGTGGACATACTCATCAACAACGCTGGGATCAGCTACCGTGGTGCCATCATGGACACCACCGTGGATGTCGACAAGCGGGTCATGGAGACAAACTACTTTGGCCCAGTTGCTCTAACGAAAGACGCGGCCTCCAAGCATGCAATGCAGGCATTTTTTGACTGTCTGCGTGCAGAGATGGAACAGTATCAAATTGAGGTGACTGTCGTCAGCCCCGGCTACATCCATACCAACCTGTCTCTGAATGCCATCACCGCCGATGGGTCCAGATATGGAGTTATGGACAAGACCACAGCCCAAGGACGAAGCCCTGAAGAAGTGGCCCAAGATGTCCTTGCTGCtgtggggaggaagaaggaagatgtGATCCTGGCCGGTCTGCTGCCCTCTTTGGTCATTTATCTTCGAACTCTGGCTCCTGGGCTCTTCTTCAGCCTTATGGCCTGCAGGGCCAGAAAAGAGGGTAAATCCAAGAACTCCTAG